In one window of Hymenobacter nivis DNA:
- a CDS encoding substrate-binding domain-containing protein — translation MSSLHSLRRWFSLGLPLLALAGCAPRAPEPVYRIGFSQCTAGDAWRQAMRAGMEKELSFHPNVQFEALDAHNSTALQRRQVQALIRQRVDLLIISPNQSGPLTELTEAAYNQGIPVVLLDRRTTSRLYTAYVGGNNLEVGRTAGHYAAQLLHRRGRVVEVLGAPGSSPATDREQGFRQALAAYPGLHLVAQVQGDWLPSSVRQRLPAVLRAHPDVDLIFAHNDPMGRAARQVVQALGLGPRVRIIGVDGLPGPGNGLQLVEDGALNATLLYPTGGEEAIRTALRILAHEPYEKENVLGTMVVDSTNVGTMRTQTEQLAVQRHDLGQQQRRLQAQQRRYASQETTVYLLGASLLGAVLLGALAWRSSRINRRIRRTLEGQNAEISAQRNQIAALAEDARRATEAKLRFFTNFSHELRTPLTLIQGPVEDLLTGPADLTPAQRHDLQLVRRNTQRLMQLVNQLLDFRKIDVGKMAVRATEGNLVAFVRDLVDGFEKTARRRGITLRFLPAEPVVTLWFDGDILDKVFLNLLSNAFKFTPDGGQVTVSLQPVAADNTVRTSVEDNGRGIAEADQPHVLEWFYQGRQPSANGSGLGLALAEGLTRLHEGTLSFRSQSGVGSTFTVALPLARPATFRDAAPGLAAGAPAARRLDDNDSPELLADAAVARTDTTALVIEDHEEMRNFLVQKLQPHFQVRTAADGATGLRLATETIPDVIVCDVTLPGLGGLEVAAALKGDWRTSHIPLVLLTARDAPEQQVAGVQAGADLYLTKPFNPTFLLESLRTLLRNRDQQREHFRRELSVTAATVAPQRVDQKFLADLTAVIEARLDQPALSVDDIARHLGVSQMQLYRKVKAVLGTGVSDYIQNIRLTKARQLLLTEGNTIAEVAYQTGFSSPSYFSTAFKGKYQVSPSEYKALHAPTRP, via the coding sequence TTGAGTAGCCTGCATTCGTTGCGGCGTTGGTTTTCGCTGGGGCTGCCGCTGCTGGCGCTGGCCGGCTGCGCCCCGCGCGCGCCGGAGCCCGTCTACCGCATCGGGTTTTCGCAATGCACGGCCGGCGACGCTTGGCGCCAGGCCATGCGGGCGGGCATGGAAAAAGAGCTGAGCTTCCACCCCAACGTGCAATTTGAGGCGCTGGACGCACACAACAGCACCGCCTTGCAGCGGCGACAGGTGCAGGCCCTGATCCGGCAGCGGGTGGACTTGCTCATCATCTCCCCCAACCAGTCGGGGCCCCTGACGGAGCTGACCGAAGCCGCTTACAACCAGGGGATTCCGGTGGTGCTGCTGGATCGGCGCACCACTTCGCGCCTCTACACAGCCTACGTGGGCGGCAACAACCTGGAGGTGGGCCGCACGGCGGGCCACTACGCCGCGCAGTTGCTGCACAGGCGCGGCCGCGTGGTGGAGGTGCTGGGGGCCCCCGGCTCGTCGCCGGCTACCGACCGCGAGCAGGGCTTCCGGCAGGCGCTGGCGGCGTACCCGGGGCTGCACCTGGTGGCGCAGGTGCAGGGCGACTGGCTGCCCAGCTCGGTGCGCCAGCGGCTGCCGGCCGTGCTGCGTGCCCACCCCGACGTAGACCTGATTTTTGCCCACAACGACCCGATGGGCCGCGCTGCCCGCCAGGTGGTGCAGGCGCTGGGCCTGGGGCCCCGCGTCCGCATCATCGGCGTGGATGGGCTGCCGGGGCCCGGCAACGGCTTGCAATTGGTGGAGGATGGGGCCCTGAACGCCACGCTGCTCTACCCCACGGGCGGCGAAGAGGCCATTCGCACGGCCCTGCGCATTCTGGCCCACGAGCCCTACGAGAAGGAGAACGTGCTGGGAACCATGGTAGTGGACTCGACCAACGTGGGCACCATGCGCACCCAAACCGAGCAGCTGGCCGTGCAGCGCCACGACTTGGGCCAGCAGCAGCGGCGCCTGCAAGCCCAGCAGCGCCGCTACGCCAGCCAGGAAACGACGGTGTACCTGCTGGGCGCCAGCCTGCTGGGCGCCGTGCTGCTGGGGGCCCTGGCCTGGCGCTCGTCGCGCATCAACCGCCGCATCCGGCGCACGCTGGAGGGGCAGAACGCGGAAATCAGCGCCCAGCGAAACCAAATAGCGGCGCTGGCCGAAGATGCCCGCCGCGCCACCGAAGCCAAGCTGCGCTTCTTCACCAACTTCTCGCACGAGCTGCGCACCCCGCTCACCCTCATCCAGGGCCCCGTGGAGGACTTGCTCACCGGCCCCGCCGACCTTACCCCCGCCCAGCGCCACGACCTGCAGCTGGTGCGCCGCAACACCCAGCGGCTGATGCAGCTGGTGAACCAGCTGCTGGATTTCCGCAAGATTGATGTGGGCAAAATGGCCGTGCGCGCCACCGAAGGCAACCTCGTAGCCTTCGTGCGCGACCTGGTGGATGGGTTCGAGAAAACGGCCCGCCGGCGCGGCATCACGCTCCGTTTTTTACCCGCCGAGCCGGTCGTCACGCTCTGGTTCGACGGTGACATCCTGGACAAGGTGTTCCTCAACCTCTTGTCCAACGCCTTCAAATTCACGCCCGACGGCGGCCAGGTTACCGTCAGCCTCCAGCCCGTGGCGGCCGATAACACCGTGCGCACTAGCGTGGAAGACAACGGCCGCGGCATTGCCGAAGCCGACCAGCCGCACGTACTGGAGTGGTTTTACCAGGGCCGCCAGCCTTCGGCCAACGGCTCGGGCCTGGGCCTGGCCCTGGCCGAGGGCCTCACCCGGCTGCACGAGGGCACGCTTTCGTTCCGGAGCCAATCGGGCGTGGGCAGCACCTTCACTGTGGCGCTGCCGCTGGCCCGGCCGGCCACGTTCCGCGACGCCGCGCCGGGCTTGGCCGCCGGGGCCCCGGCAGCCCGGCGGCTCGACGACAACGACTCTCCCGAGCTGCTGGCCGATGCCGCCGTGGCCCGCACCGACACCACGGCCCTCGTCATCGAAGACCACGAGGAGATGCGCAACTTCTTAGTGCAGAAGCTCCAGCCACACTTCCAGGTGCGCACGGCGGCCGACGGGGCCACCGGCCTGCGCCTGGCCACCGAAACCATTCCCGACGTGATTGTGTGCGACGTGACGCTGCCCGGACTGGGGGGCCTGGAGGTGGCCGCGGCCCTCAAGGGCGACTGGCGCACGTCGCACATTCCGCTGGTACTACTTACGGCCCGCGATGCGCCCGAGCAGCAGGTAGCCGGCGTGCAGGCCGGCGCCGACCTCTACCTCACCAAGCCGTTCAACCCCACTTTCCTGCTCGAAAGCCTGCGTACGCTGCTGCGCAACCGCGACCAGCAGCGCGAGCACTTCCGGCGCGAGTTGAGCGTGACCGCCGCCACGGTGGCCCCGCAGCGGGTGGACCAGAAGTTCCTGGCCGACCTCACCGCCGTCATCGAGGCCCGCCTCGACCAGCCCGCTCTGAGCGTGGACGACATCGCCCGCCACTTGGGCGTGTCGCAAATGCAGCTCTACCGCAAGGTAAAGGCCGTGCTGGGTACCGGCGTCAGCGACTACATCCAGAATATCCGCCTCACCAAGGCCCGGCAGTTACTGCTTACAGAAGGTAACACCATCGCTGAGGTAGCGTACCAGACGGGTTTCTCTTCGCCCTCCTACTTCTCCACGGCCTTCAAAGGCAAGTACCAAGTGTCGCCTTCCGAGTACAAGGCTCTGCACGCCCCCACCCGGCCCTAA
- a CDS encoding fibronectin type III-like domain-contianing protein, translating into MAADEAVPLYPTHPPKAGAQTPLCALKGFRCATRQPGGGVQVKFALVPTQLVLIDKGGHAFVPGGPVMVWVGGAQRLAPSARRWGPPGLRRQCSPSSNFLA; encoded by the coding sequence GTGGCCGCCGACGAAGCGGTGCCGCTCTACCCCACGCACCCGCCCAAGGCTGGGGCCCAAACGCCGCTGTGCGCCCTCAAAGGCTTCCGGTGCGCAACCCGTCAGCCGGGGGGAGGTGTGCAGGTTAAGTTTGCGCTGGTACCCACCCAACTGGTGCTAATTGACAAGGGCGGTCACGCATTCGTACCCGGCGGCCCCGTCATGGTTTGGGTGGGCGGGGCCCAGCGCCTAGCGCCCAGCGCCCGCCGCTGGGGGCCCCCAGGCCTGCGTCGGCAGTGCTCACCATCAAGTAATTTTCTCGCATGA
- a CDS encoding xylulokinase has translation MKYLLGYDIGSSSIKASLLDIATGRCVAAATSPTTEMEIDVARPGWAEQRPERWWQEVINATQQLRAQYGFDAALLAGIGITYQMHGLVLLGKAGHVLRPAIIWCDSRAVEIGNQAFAELGEEFCLQNFLNSPGNFTASKLKWVQENEPEIYAQIYKIQLPGDYLAYQLTGQMQTTVSGLSEGVFWNFKTQAIAQELLDYYGISADLLPEVVDTFSVQGHLTAEAAQTLGLAAGTPIAYRAGDQPNNAFSLNVLNAGEVAATGGTSGVVYGINETTTADPRSRVNSFVHVNSTPERPKNGVLMCLNGTGILNSWLRKMVGSLPYDQMNALAARAPVGAQGLLFLPFGNGAERILENRPAAAVLHGVQFNVHGQAHLIRAAQEGIVYALNYGMDIMRASGVQVQTVRAGHANMFLSPVFREAFVNCGNVTLELYDTDAAQGAARGAGIGAGIYASPKEAFNGLARISTVEPTPALQAQYQEAYAGWQALLAREQAKAAALQPA, from the coding sequence ATGAAATACCTCCTCGGCTACGACATCGGCAGCTCTTCCATCAAAGCTTCGCTGCTCGACATTGCCACCGGGCGCTGCGTGGCCGCGGCCACCTCGCCCACCACCGAGATGGAAATTGACGTGGCCCGGCCCGGCTGGGCCGAGCAGCGCCCCGAGCGCTGGTGGCAGGAAGTCATCAACGCCACCCAGCAGCTCCGGGCCCAGTACGGCTTCGACGCCGCGCTGCTGGCCGGCATCGGCATCACCTACCAGATGCACGGGCTGGTGCTGCTTGGTAAAGCCGGCCACGTGCTGCGCCCCGCCATCATCTGGTGCGACAGCCGCGCCGTGGAAATTGGAAACCAGGCATTTGCGGAGCTAGGGGAGGAGTTTTGCCTGCAAAACTTCCTGAACTCGCCCGGCAACTTTACCGCCTCCAAGCTAAAGTGGGTGCAGGAGAACGAGCCCGAGATTTACGCCCAAATCTACAAGATTCAGCTGCCCGGCGACTACCTCGCCTACCAGCTCACAGGCCAGATGCAGACCACGGTTTCGGGCCTGTCGGAGGGCGTATTCTGGAATTTCAAAACCCAGGCCATTGCCCAGGAGCTGCTCGACTACTACGGCATCAGCGCCGACCTGCTGCCCGAAGTAGTCGATACCTTTTCGGTGCAAGGCCACCTCACCGCCGAAGCGGCCCAAACGCTGGGCCTGGCGGCCGGCACGCCCATTGCCTACCGCGCCGGCGACCAGCCCAACAACGCCTTCTCGCTGAACGTGTTGAATGCGGGCGAAGTAGCGGCCACGGGCGGCACGAGCGGCGTAGTATACGGCATCAACGAAACCACTACCGCCGACCCGCGCTCGCGGGTCAACTCATTCGTGCACGTCAACAGCACGCCCGAACGGCCCAAAAACGGCGTGCTCATGTGCCTCAACGGTACTGGCATCCTGAATAGCTGGCTGCGCAAAATGGTGGGCAGCCTGCCCTACGACCAGATGAACGCGCTGGCCGCCCGAGCCCCCGTGGGGGCCCAGGGCCTGCTGTTTTTGCCCTTCGGCAACGGCGCCGAGCGCATCCTCGAAAACCGGCCCGCCGCCGCCGTGCTGCACGGCGTGCAGTTCAACGTGCACGGCCAGGCCCACCTCATCCGCGCCGCCCAGGAGGGCATCGTGTACGCCCTGAATTACGGCATGGACATTATGCGGGCCTCGGGCGTGCAGGTGCAAACCGTGCGCGCCGGCCACGCCAATATGTTCCTGAGCCCCGTTTTCCGCGAAGCCTTTGTGAACTGCGGCAACGTGACGCTGGAGCTCTACGACACCGACGCGGCCCAGGGCGCGGCGCGTGGCGCGGGCATCGGCGCCGGCATTTATGCCAGCCCGAAGGAGGCGTTTAATGGCCTGGCGCGCATCAGCACCGTAGAACCCACGCCCGCTTTGCAGGCGCAGTACCAGGAGGCCTACGCCGGCTGGCAGGCCCTGCTGGCCCGCGAGCAAGCCAAGGCCGCGGCATTGCAGCCGGCGTAA
- the xylA gene encoding xylose isomerase, producing MANQEFFKGIDKINFEGRDSDNHLAFRWYDESRVVAGKTMKEHLRFATAYWHTFVGTGGDPFGPGTKKFGWDAKSDIVGRAKDKADAAFEFFTKLGTPYYCFHDIDLVDEGGSLSAYESNLATVVDYLKQHQAESGVKLLWGTANVFSNPRYMNGASTNPDFQVVAYAATQVKNSIDATIALGGEGYTFWGGREGYMTLLNTNMKREQAHLGRFLGMARDYARQQGFTGKFFIEPKPAEPTKHQYDFDAATVIGFLRAHGLEHDFMLNLEVNHATLAGHTFQHELQVAADANLLGSIDANRGDYQNGWDTDQFPNNINELTESMLIILEHGGIKPGGINFDAKTRRNSTDLEDIFVAHIAGMDTFARALVTADAILEKSAYKKFRTERYASFDQGPGAEFAKGSLTLEDLRKIAHESGEPTLRSGKQEWLESIINQYI from the coding sequence ATGGCTAACCAGGAATTTTTCAAAGGCATCGACAAAATTAATTTCGAAGGCCGCGACTCCGATAATCATCTGGCTTTCAGATGGTACGACGAAAGCCGCGTGGTGGCCGGTAAGACCATGAAGGAGCACCTGCGCTTCGCTACGGCCTACTGGCACACGTTTGTGGGCACCGGCGGCGACCCCTTCGGCCCCGGCACCAAGAAGTTTGGCTGGGACGCCAAGAGTGACATCGTGGGCCGCGCCAAAGACAAGGCCGATGCCGCGTTTGAGTTCTTCACCAAGCTTGGCACGCCCTACTACTGCTTCCACGACATCGACCTCGTAGACGAAGGCGGTTCGCTGAGCGCGTACGAAAGCAACCTGGCCACCGTGGTAGACTACCTCAAGCAGCACCAGGCCGAGAGCGGCGTGAAGCTGCTGTGGGGCACGGCCAACGTGTTTTCGAACCCGCGCTACATGAACGGCGCCAGCACCAACCCCGATTTCCAGGTGGTGGCCTACGCCGCCACGCAGGTGAAAAACTCCATCGATGCCACCATTGCGCTGGGCGGCGAGGGCTACACGTTCTGGGGTGGTCGCGAAGGCTACATGACCCTGCTCAACACCAACATGAAGCGCGAGCAGGCGCACCTGGGCCGGTTCCTGGGCATGGCCCGCGACTATGCCCGCCAGCAGGGCTTCACGGGTAAGTTCTTCATCGAGCCCAAGCCGGCCGAGCCCACCAAGCACCAGTACGACTTCGACGCGGCCACCGTCATCGGCTTCCTCCGGGCGCACGGCTTGGAGCACGACTTTATGCTGAACCTGGAGGTGAACCACGCCACGCTGGCCGGCCACACCTTCCAGCACGAGCTGCAAGTGGCCGCCGACGCCAACCTGCTCGGCAGCATCGACGCCAACCGCGGCGACTACCAGAACGGCTGGGACACCGACCAGTTTCCTAACAACATCAACGAGCTGACGGAGAGCATGCTCATTATTCTGGAGCACGGCGGCATCAAGCCAGGCGGCATTAACTTCGACGCCAAAACGCGCCGCAACTCCACCGACCTGGAGGATATTTTTGTGGCCCACATTGCGGGCATGGACACGTTTGCCCGCGCCCTCGTCACAGCCGACGCCATTCTGGAGAAGTCGGCTTACAAGAAGTTCCGCACCGAGCGCTACGCCTCGTTCGACCAGGGCCCCGGCGCCGAGTTTGCCAAGGGCAGCCTCACGCTGGAAGACCTGCGCAAAATCGCGCACGAATCGGGCGAGCCCACCCTCCGCAGCGGCAAGCAGGAGTGGTTGGAAAGCATTATTAATCAGTACATTTAA
- the tkt gene encoding transketolase, which produces MSNSQISIDELSVNTIRLLSVDMVQKANSGHPGLPLGAAPMAYVLWSRFLRFNPQDPKWPNRDRFVLSAGHGSALLYSLLHLYGYDLTIDDLKQFRQMDSKTPGHPESHITPGVEVTTGPLGQGFANGLGMAMSEVHLAALYNKEGHAPVQDHYTYVLVSDGDLMEGISAEAASLAGHLQLNKMIYLYDDNNISLDGPTSLTYTENPMKRFDAYYWHTQHVPDGNDLDAIENAIRVAQTVTDRPSIIAVRTIIGFGSPLAGTSKAHGSPLGPDNVKATKKFYGFDPEQSFQVPAEVYAHLKQPGQKGAELQKQWDADFAKYAESFKAEADMFKLSFAGKLPDGWDKDLPVYTPADGELATRQASGKALDAIKKTVPFMFGGSADLASSNEMDKSGSDSFQPAHPANRNVWWGVREHAMGAAMNGIAHHGGLRTYGGTFLTFSDYMRAAIRLTALAESTATFVFTHDSIGLGEDGPTHQPVEQVLALRSIPNIVVLRPADANESTEAWRIAMTTPKSPVVLVFSRQKLPILDQTKFGSAREGVAKGAYILSEAEGGEPKLILIATGSEVKLAMGAQIELQKAGTPTRVVSFPSWELFEHQDKAYREKVFPPTVRKRLAIEAGSPIGWHKYTTDEGGIIAMNRFGESAPAEELFEKFGFTVENVVKRAQGVLAGHPEDPEMEKKQVVAKGD; this is translated from the coding sequence ATGAGTAACTCCCAAATTTCGATTGACGAGCTGAGCGTCAACACCATCCGCCTGCTGTCGGTGGATATGGTGCAGAAGGCCAACTCGGGCCACCCCGGCCTACCCCTCGGCGCCGCCCCGATGGCCTACGTGCTGTGGTCGCGCTTCCTGCGCTTCAACCCCCAGGACCCCAAGTGGCCCAACCGCGACCGGTTTGTGCTATCGGCGGGCCACGGCTCGGCGCTGTTATACAGCCTGTTGCACCTCTACGGCTACGACTTGACCATCGACGACCTCAAGCAGTTTCGGCAGATGGATTCCAAGACGCCGGGCCACCCCGAGTCGCACATCACGCCCGGCGTGGAAGTGACCACGGGGCCCCTGGGCCAGGGCTTTGCCAACGGCCTGGGCATGGCCATGAGCGAGGTACACCTCGCCGCGCTTTACAACAAAGAGGGCCACGCGCCGGTGCAGGACCACTACACCTACGTACTGGTAAGCGACGGCGACCTGATGGAGGGCATCTCCGCAGAGGCCGCCTCGCTGGCCGGCCACTTGCAGCTGAACAAGATGATTTATCTATACGATGATAACAACATCTCGCTCGACGGCCCCACCAGCCTCACGTACACCGAGAATCCGATGAAGCGCTTCGATGCCTACTACTGGCATACGCAGCACGTGCCCGATGGCAACGACCTCGATGCCATTGAGAACGCCATTCGGGTGGCGCAGACGGTGACGGACCGGCCCTCGATTATCGCGGTGCGCACCATCATCGGCTTCGGCTCGCCGCTGGCCGGCACCAGCAAAGCGCATGGCTCGCCGCTGGGCCCCGACAACGTGAAGGCTACCAAGAAGTTCTACGGTTTCGACCCCGAGCAGTCGTTCCAGGTGCCGGCCGAAGTGTACGCGCACCTCAAGCAGCCCGGCCAGAAGGGCGCTGAGCTGCAAAAGCAATGGGACGCGGACTTTGCTAAATACGCCGAATCCTTTAAGGCCGAGGCCGATATGTTCAAGCTCTCCTTCGCAGGCAAGCTGCCCGACGGCTGGGACAAGGACCTGCCCGTGTACACGCCCGCCGATGGCGAGCTGGCCACCCGCCAGGCTTCGGGCAAAGCCCTGGACGCCATCAAGAAAACGGTGCCGTTTATGTTCGGTGGCTCGGCCGATTTGGCTTCGTCGAACGAGATGGACAAGTCGGGCAGCGACAGCTTCCAGCCCGCGCACCCCGCCAACCGCAACGTATGGTGGGGCGTGCGCGAGCACGCCATGGGCGCGGCCATGAACGGCATTGCCCACCACGGCGGCCTGCGCACCTACGGCGGTACCTTCCTCACGTTCAGCGACTACATGCGCGCGGCCATTCGCCTCACGGCCCTGGCCGAGAGCACGGCCACGTTCGTGTTCACCCACGATAGCATTGGCCTGGGCGAAGATGGCCCCACCCACCAGCCGGTGGAGCAGGTACTGGCCCTGCGCAGCATTCCCAACATTGTGGTGCTGCGCCCCGCCGATGCCAACGAAAGCACCGAGGCCTGGCGCATCGCCATGACCACGCCCAAGTCGCCGGTGGTACTTGTTTTCTCGCGCCAGAAACTGCCGATTCTCGACCAGACCAAGTTCGGCTCGGCCCGCGAAGGCGTGGCCAAGGGCGCCTACATCCTCAGCGAAGCGGAAGGCGGCGAACCAAAGCTTATCCTTATTGCCACCGGCTCGGAAGTGAAGCTGGCGATGGGCGCGCAAATAGAGCTGCAAAAGGCCGGCACGCCCACCCGCGTGGTGAGTTTCCCGAGCTGGGAACTATTTGAGCACCAGGATAAAGCTTACCGCGAAAAGGTGTTCCCGCCCACCGTGCGCAAGCGCCTGGCCATTGAGGCCGGCTCGCCTATCGGCTGGCACAAATACACCACCGACGAGGGCGGCATCATCGCCATGAACCGTTTTGGCGAGTCGGCCCCGGCCGAGGAGCTGTTCGAAAAGTTTGGCTTCACGGTGGAGAACGTCGTGAAGCGCGCCCAGGGCGTGCTCGCCGGCCACCCCGAAGACCCGGAAATGGAGAAAAAGCAAGTAGTAGCTAAGGGCGACTAA